CCTCTTGCATAGGTTTGTTATAATATGGAGCAACAGATAATATTCCATCAGCTCCAACATTTTGTGCATGTTTTGCTATATCACAAGCTTCATGTGTAGCATTAGAACCAGCTCCTGCTATAACTTTTACATTTGTTCCTTTACAAACTGAAACTGCAATTTCAATACACTCTTTATGTTCATTATGTGATAAAGTTGCACTTTCTCCTGTCGTTCCAACAGGAACAACTGCATCTATTCCTTGAGCTATTTGTCTTTTGATTAAATATTCATAGCAAACAGCATCAACTCTTCCATTTTTAAATGGAGTGATTAATGCTGTCATTGCCCCGGTAATTATATTCATTTACTTCCTTTATACTTTTACTATATCTTCTGGTAATTTGATTCCAGTATCTACATTTACTGTATGTTTTGAAAATTTTTCTAAGTATTCCCAAAAACTTTTTTTTGCTTCTTCTGAAATTTTAACATCTTTTAGTACTTCTTGCATACAACCAAGCCATTCTGTTCTTGCTTTTTCAGTTATTGAAAAAGGTTCATGGGCTTTCATCATATCAAAGTGACCAACTTCTTCTGAATAATACTTTGGACCGCCACAAGCTTCTATAAAAAACTTTACATTATGTGCTTTGACTTTTGCTAACTCTTTTTCATCTTGAGGAAAAAAATTAGAGATGTCACTTTCCACTAATAAGTCATAAAACTTATTAAAAAGCTCAACTAAGCCCTTTTCTCCTAATTCTTTGTAAAACAAAGGCTTAGGTAACTCAAAATGAGGCTTTTCTCCAAAGGTTGTTTTACTTATCTTGTAATCCATCCTTGCCATCCTTTCTTAAAATTAAAGTTGTTGAATTATCTTTTTGTAGATATTTTTTTGCAACTTTTACAATATCTTTTATTTTTAAGTTTTGAATGTTTTCTTCATATGAAAATAGAGGTTTAATATTATCTTTGACAAAATAACTTCCATACAATGAAGCTACAGAACTAGAGCTTTCAAGTGAAAAAATAAAATCAGCTTTTGTATTTATTTTTATCTTTTCTAAATTTTCTTGCGAAATTTTTCCCTCTTTTATCTCTTTTATTATCTCTAATATCTCTTTTTCAACATCTTGGGCTTTTACACCTTCATTACATGATGCAATAAACATGAATAGTCCAGGATCTTTTAATTCCACATTATAAGCATATATAGAGTTTACTAATCTTTTTTCATCTACAAGTCTTTTTTCTAAAATAGAACTTTTACCAGAACTTAATAGTTCACTAAGAGCTGATAGGGCTATTTGATCTTTATGTTCGAAGTTAGGTATATGGTATGCCATAGCTAATAATTCAACTTGTGAATCTCTATTTATTATAATTCTTTTTGCTCCATCTTGTTTTGGCTCAACTGTATAAACTTTTGATGGAATATCTTTTTTATTTTTTATGTCTTTGAAATATTTTTTAACTAACTTAAAAGCATTCTCTTTAGATATATCTCCTGCAA
The sequence above is drawn from the Arcobacter sp. F2176 genome and encodes:
- a CDS encoding globin, with translation MDYKISKTTFGEKPHFELPKPLFYKELGEKGLVELFNKFYDLLVESDISNFFPQDEKELAKVKAHNVKFFIEACGGPKYYSEEVGHFDMMKAHEPFSITEKARTEWLGCMQEVLKDVKISEEAKKSFWEYLEKFSKHTVNVDTGIKLPEDIVKV
- a CDS encoding pitrilysin family protein encodes the protein MSNSLPKYFTKTLDNGLQIVVIPMENGSNVVSTDIFYKVGSRNEVMGKSGIAHMLEHLNFKSTKNLKAGEFDEIVKGFGGVNNASTSFDFTHYYIKSSSKNMGKSLKLFADLMENLTLKDKEFQPERDVVAEERRWRTDNNPMGYLQYRLFNNAYIYHPYHWTPIGFTDDIKNWTIKDIRDFHSTYYQPKNAIVVLAGDISKENAFKLVKKYFKDIKNKKDIPSKVYTVEPKQDGAKRIIINRDSQVELLAMAYHIPNFEHKDQIALSALSELLSSGKSSILEKRLVDEKRLVNSIYAYNVELKDPGLFMFIASCNEGVKAQDVEKEILEIIKEIKEGKISQENLEKIKINTKADFIFSLESSSSVASLYGSYFVKDNIKPLFSYEENIQNLKIKDIVKVAKKYLQKDNSTTLILRKDGKDGLQDK